Proteins found in one Miscanthus floridulus cultivar M001 chromosome 4, ASM1932011v1, whole genome shotgun sequence genomic segment:
- the LOC136550191 gene encoding receptor-like protein 4, producing the protein MRWRSPALLQLRLWLLAVSASSAALGVLAADLSKGPFTIRISCGSFDDVRTAPTNTLWYRDFGYTGGRFANATRPSFIIPPLKTLRYFPLSDGPENCYNINNVPSGHYQVRLFFALLDNPNLDSEPIFDVSVEGTLFSSLLLGWSSDDEKTFAEALVFVQDSSLSVCFHSTGHGDPSILSIEVLQIDDNAYNFGPPWGKGAVLRTAKRLKCGSGKPAFDEDLNGIRWGGDRFWLGLQTLSSSSDDQSISTENVIAETLLAPNFYPQSIYQSAIVGTDRQPSLSFEMDVTPNKNYSIWLHFAEIDNGVTAEEQRVFDVLINGDTAFKDVDIIRMTGERFTALVLNKTVVVSGKTLKIILQPVKGTHAIINAIEVFEIIPAEKKTLPQEVSALQTLKGSLGLPLRLGWNGDPCVPQQHPWSGVDCQFDNTKGNWIIDGLGLDNQGLKGVIPSEISKLQHLQNINLSGNSIKGNIPISLGTISSVQVLDLSYNELNGSIPESLGELTLLQILNLNGNRLSGRVPASLGGRPLHRARFNFTDNAGLCGIPGLHDCGPHLSVAAKIGMAFGVLLAILFLVVFTACWWKRRQNILRAKKLAAAREAPYAKSRTQFTRDVQMTKHQRTHESARSSNNESSPHLLS; encoded by the exons ATGCGGTGGAGATCCCCTGCCTTGCTGCAGCTGCGGCTGTGGCTGCTCGCCGTCTCCGCGTCGTCGGCTGCCCTTGGTGTTCTTGCGGCTGATCTTAGCAAAG GACCATTTACTATCCGTATAAGCTGTGGAAGTTTCGATGATGTCCGGACGGCGCCTACAAACACATTGTGGTACAGAGACTTTGGTTATACTGGAGGCAGGTTTGCAAATGCCACTCGTCCAAGCTTTATCATTCCTCCCCTGAAAACGCTTCGGTATTTCCCGCTATCTGATGGCCCTGAAAATTGCTACAACATCAACAATGTTCCCAGCGGCCACTATCAAGTTAGGCTTTTCTTTGCGTTACTGGACAACCCTAATCTTGACAGCGAGCCGATTTTCGATGTTTCTGTTGAGGGTACTCTTTTCAGTTCTTTGCTTCTGGGCTGGAGCAGCGACGATGAGAAGACATTTGCAGAAGCTTTGGTTTTTGTCCAGGACTCAAGCTTATCAGTTTGCTTCCATAGCACAGGTCATGGTGATCCATCGATTCTTTCTATTGAAGTTCTACAAATAGATGACAATGCCTATAACTTTGGCCCACCATGGGGAAAGGGGGCTGTGCTTAGAACAGCCAAAAGGTTGAAATGTGGCTCTGGAAAGCCTGCCTTTGATGAAGATCTTAATGGGATTCGTTGGGGTGGGGACAGATTCTGGTTAGGATTGCAAACTTTATCATCCAGTTCTGATGATCAATCAATATCAACTGAGAATGTTATAGCAGAGACATTGCTCGCACCAAATTTTTACCCTCAAAGCATATACCAATCAGCTATCGTGGGCACTGATAGGCAACCGAGTTTGTCTTTTGAAATGGATGTTACTCCTAACAAGAACTATTCAATATGGCTTCACTTTGCAGAGATTGATAATGGGGTAACTGCAGAAGAACAAAGAGTATTTGATGTACTCATCAATGGAGACACTGCTTTTAAGGATGTAGATATAATTCGCATGACAGGAGAGCGTTTTACTGCACTTGTCCTGAATAAAACTGTTGTTGTCAGTGGAAAAACGCTAAAAATCATCTTGCAACCTGTGAAAGGAACCCATGCTATTATTAATGCCATTGAGGTGTTTGAGATAATCCCAGCTGAAAAGAAGACTTTGCCTCAGGAAG TGAGTGCATTGCAAACGTTGAAGGGTTCACTTGGTCTTCCTCTTCGACTTGGCTGGAATGGTGACCCCTGTGTTCCTCAGCAGCATCCATGGAGTGGAGTTGATTGCCAGTTTGATAACACCAAAGGGAACTGGATCATTGATGGATT AGGTCTTGACAACCAAGGTTTAAAAGGGGTCATACCTAGTGAGATATCTAAGCTGCAACATCTGCAAAACAT AAACTTGAGTGGCAATAGCATAAAGGGTAACATTCCAATCTCCCTGGGTACCATCTCTTCGGTGCAAGTACT GGATCTGTCATACAATGAGCTTAATGGATCTATTCCAGAGAGCCTAGGCGAGCTGACATTGTTACAGATACT GAATCTGAATGGCAATCGTCTTTCTGGTCGTGTTCCAGCCAGTCTGGGAGGAAGGCCTCTGCACAGAGCTAGATTTAA CTTCACGGACAATGCTGGATTATGTGGAATTCCTGGGTTACATGATTGTGGCCCTCATCTATCCGTGGCTGCGAAGATTGGCATGGCTTTTGGTGTGCTTTTAGCCATTCTGTTCCTAGTTGTATTCACTGCGTGCTGGTGGAAGAGACGGCAAAACATTCTCCGTGCTAAAAAATTAGCTGCAG CAAGGGAAGCTCCTTATGCAAAATCAAGGACCCAATTCACTCGGGATGTGCAAATGACCAAGCACCAACGCACACATGAAAGTGCTCGGAGCAGCAACAATGAAAGCTCACCGCATCTGCTTTCCTAG
- the LOC136552397 gene encoding protein C2-DOMAIN ABA-RELATED 5-like, translated as MMNPVKIELFDHDTFTKDDSMGNAEFCILNFVEIAKQDLSDVPDGTVMKSIHPETGNCLATESHITWKDGKVSQDIVLKLRDTETGELVLQLTWVNIPGVAR; from the exons ATGATGAACCCGGTCAAGATT GAACTCTTCGACCATGACACGTTCACCAAGGACGACAGCATGGGCAACGCCGAATTCTGCATCCTCAATTTCGTGGAGATCGCCAAGCAGGACCTCAGCGACGTCCCCGACGGCACGGTGATGAAGTCGATCCACCCGGAGACGGGCAACTGCCTCGCCACCGAGAGCCACATCACGTGGAAGGACGGCAAGGTCTCCCAGGACATCGTGCTCAAGCTCAGGGACACCGAGACCGGCGAGCTCGTCCTGCAGCTGACCTGGGTCAACATCCCCGGCGTCGCGCGGTGA
- the LOC136548959 gene encoding uncharacterized mitochondrial protein AtMg00810-like translates to MVFLRRKSICINLQGMKIPLDPTMFVSWTRHCMGSNKLLERGMLAYAATDALLADLQAEFALKDLGDLHFFLGIEVKRGSDGLTLTQERYALDILKRSGMQICKPVDTPLSPTERLSIQNGDKLGPDDSTKYRSMVGALQYLTLTRPDIAFAVNKVCQFLHASTTVHWSAVKRILRYVKGTVNLGLKIRRSRSMLVSSFSDADWAGYVDDRRSTGGFAVFLGENLVSWTARKQPTVSRSSTKVEYKALANATTEMIWVQKLLTELSVPHPSRALLWCDNIGAKYLAANPIFHARTKHIEIDFHFVRERVAQKLLDIRFIHTGDQVADGFTKALPIVKLRQFRNNLNLRSG, encoded by the exons ATGGTGTTCTTGAGGAGAAAGTCTATATGCATCAACCTCCAGGGTATGAAGATCCCTCTCGACCCAACCATGTTTGTAAGTTGGACAAGGCAttgtatgggctcaaacaagctccTCGAGCGTGGTATGCTCGCTTATGCA GCAACAGATGCGCTCCTCGCCGACCTACAGGCCGAGTTTGCCCTCAAAGATCTTGGCGATCTTCACTTCTTCTTGGGCATCGAAGTCAAGAGGGGAAGTGATGGTTTGACTCTCACCCAAGAAAGGTATGCTTTGGACATTCTAAAGAGGTCAGGTATGCAAATCTGTAAACCAGTTGATACACCATTGTCACCCACTGAAAGACTCAGCATTCAGAATGGTGATAAGCTAGGCCCTGATGATTCTACCAAGTACCGTAGCATGGTTGGAGCTCTCCAATATCTTACTTTGACACGTCCTGACATAGCTTTTGCTGTTAACAAAGTGTGCCAGTTCCTGCATGCCTCAACTACTGTACATTGGAGCGCCGTGAAACGTATCCTGAGGTATGTAAAGGGGACAGTAAATCTTGGTCTAAAAATTCGGAGGTCTAGGTCTATGCTTGTCAGTTCTTTCTCAGATGCAGATTGGGCTGGTTATGTTGATGATAGAAGATCAACAGGCGGTTTTGCTGTGTTCCTTGGTGAAAATTTGGTTTCATGGACAGCTAGAAAGCAGCCCACTGTGTCGAGATCTAGTACTAAAGTTGAATACAAAGCACTAGCGAATGCTACTACGGAAATGATTTGGGTTCAGAAATTGCTCACTGAACTTAGTGTTCCACATCCATCCCGAGCTCTGTTGTGGTGTGATaacataggagcaaaatatttagcTGCAAATCCTATCTTTCATGCCAGGACGAAACATATAGAAATTGATTTTCATTTTGTGCGAGAGCGAGTTGCACAAAAGCTACTGGATATTCGTTTCATACACACGGGTGATCAAGTAGCAGACGGGTTCACCAAGGCACTGCCAATTGTGAAGCTTCGACAATTCAGGAACAATCTCAACCTTAGAAGTGGCTGA